In the Acidobacteriota bacterium genome, TGATAGTGCCGCCGGAGATGGCTGCACCGGTAGGATCCGTGACGGTTCCCACCACAATACCTTTGCTGGATTGGGCAATGACCACAGGGGTCGTAAATGGCAATACCAGCGTAATGATGAATAGTAAGCTTGCGGATATTGCCAGCCCTTTCATCCTAGAGAATCGGTTCATTATTTGCCTCCGTAGGTTTTGGTATCCACCTGACTGTGAGGTGGTTTATTGATGTTGCTTGCCATCTGCGGCAGCAACATCTTTCGGGTTACAGGAATCAAGAATTCGATGCCGGGAATTGACGAGATTCCCAAGCCATTTCTGTAATCCCTCCGGGTAGGTTGAATGGTCAAGCCAATCGAGATCGTTCAGCACCTTGCTGGTCTGTCTGATGGCAGGGTCGTACATATACATGCCCTTGATGGTAATCGTGAAAATCGGAATCCCATATTTGTCAGCAACACGCCGGTCTTGCTCTGAGGGTTTTGGCTCACAGTTATTCGGATGCGTATGAATGATTGCCAGCGTCGCCGGATTCCAGGTGAAAGTGACCTTTTGATACTCGTTGGTGCGACCCTGCGATTTGCCGATGTAACTGCCATCTTCCATCCGAAAGATCAACACCGCGCCCTCATAGCCATTCATCCCGTAACCCGACACAATCCACGCTCTTTTAAATTCGTTTAATAGCTCTTTGTCAGTATCAGCAGGCGCGCGAGTAACCGACAGGGAACGCGCGCCTGAAGGGATGAATGAGTTATTACACAGGGGTGCGAGCATCTGCCCGCTTTTCACATCACCTCGGTCATTATTTGTCGGGGCGATGGGTTGTCTCTGACCGTAAGTCGCGGTCGCGACCCATAAGGTCAATAATCCAATTGAGCAAAGTTTGATTGCCTGCAAAAATTTTTTTTCGGACTGGTTCATTGATTTTCTCCTTCACTTCTTTTGAAAACTTATTTCAATCCCAGACCGCTTGCGTTGTTGTTTTCAGTTATTGTTTTTTTAAGTATTCGGGTATTCGTTCGTGTTGTAATCGCCATAACCCGGCAACCGGACGTACCCGCGCAACTACCAACTTCGTCGAGTTCAATCTTCAGCGAGCAAATGTTTTTTGTCCGCACCGCAAAGCGTAAGTTATCGGTTTGGCAATCGCGGTAATGAATCTATTGCCGCGATTGTCCGTCCACTGTGAAACAATGGATGGGCATTCCCAATGGCAGCGCGTCGCTGACAGATGCTTCGCGGTTTTCTATGGCTTATGCCAGGCGAGCATTTTTCGGTTTATGCCAGGCGAGTATTCTTCATCGGTAAGCTTTGAGGAATTCATTATGGTTTCTCCTAAAAAATGTGGGTTAAGCTGGTTCACTCAACGGCAACCCCGAATTGATAATGAAATAATTCATCGGCTGGCTTTAAGGTTTGGGCTGCTTTCATTAATGGAAGCAGCCCATTCGCGGGCTGACGAGAAAGCGAGGCGAAACCCGCGCCCAGCCAATTATTGTTGTTTCGCTCGCTCGCTTTGAGGAGCCAGCTTGGTAAACATCACACCCTTCTCTGCGGATTGATTGAAGGCATCGGGGTGCAGCAGCAGTCCCCGTTCGTTATCCGGTTTCTGTTCTTCGACAGGAATGCGATGTTTGTTGGCATAAGCATCGTGACGAATACCGGTCACTTGCCAGGAGACCTTGACGTTGGGCGCGTTGGTTTTGACAACGAAACGATTGTCTTTGATTTCTTCGCCAACGATGGCTTGAGCGAAAGTGCCGATAACCGTGAGTTGATAGCGAAAATCCTGATTGAGCGCCTCGAACCAATTGGGCAGCGTGACCGTCGCCTCGCCGTTGGCATCGGTGGTGATCGTGCCGTTATAGATGTTCATCATGTCGGGCGATTCGACGAACGAGTGGTAGAGGTATTTGTTTTCAGGGTCGAGCGGGTGATCGATTTTGAATGAGCCACCGGCTTTCGACAAATTGCCGGTGACTTGAACATTGCCAGCGAATTTTCCAGCCAGTCCGTCTGTTGCACCTTCAAGTCCGAGTCCTCCAACAGCGAACACGCCAATCCCGCCTTCATTTCCTTCGCCTCTGCCAATTCCGCCCTCCGCATTCAAGCCATCTCCGCCGAATTGTTTGAGTCCGTCCCCGCCTTTCACGAAAATACCAACACCGCCATCGATGCCGGCACCGCCTTTGACAAGGAATCCCTTGCCTCCGGCAGACGCCATGCTACTTCCGCCCGAACTCTCTATTCCATTGCCGCCGACGCCGACGTTGTTGGCGCCGTGGACGCTAATTGCCGCATTGTTTCCAGTGATTGCTCTCACAGCAATCACCGCCCCATTATTACTTGGAGCGGTTAAGCTCAGAGGCAAGCGTATGCCCAACGGATTTGCTGCCGTGCCGTCGCCGGTGAGGGTTAAGTCGCGCGCCACCGTACCCAAGGCATTTGGCGCGTCAATCGTCAAGGTGTTGCCATTGGGGGTAATCTTAATGTTGGTGCCTGCGACTAGCGTCACATCGCCTTTCAAACCGTTCAAACTGCTGACAACTTGTCCCGCAGAGAGTGCGGTCTTCTGCACTGTGCCGTCGGGAAATTTGTAGCCGCCCAAAGTCGTTTCAATCATGCCCTGCACAGTCAGCGGCGAAGTCGGTGTGGTTGTGCCGATGCCGATTTTGCCGCTCTTGTCTTCGGTGATGATGGAATTGCCAAGCGTAAAACTGATGCCGTCAAACCCCACCCATTTGCTGAGTTGTCCGGCGATGCCGCCGCCGCTGATGCCTGATACGGCGGCACCGTTAGCTTTTTTGGCGGTCGGTTGATTAGCTGTTGTAGTGGTCTGAGCGCGCGTGATGACGGCAAATGCCGTTAGCAGCAGCGCCCATAACAGTGTGTTAAACGTGTGTCTCATTGGTGTTTTTAAGATGGTTTCCTTCCTGAATTAATATTTCTATCCAATACTGAGCCAGCAGCAGCCGTGGCGTTCGGTTCGCGCCGGGGTTCAACTTCACAAGCGCGAACCGCCTGAGTTACCGCATCCGTTGAGGGTTGCGCTCACTCGATGGCGCGCTACTGCTGGACGCTCGATGCTGAGACCGCCGATGCGCTGGTCACTCTCATCATCAAAGTGAAAGCATAGTTGTGGTGAGGCAGGGAAGTCATAAACTTGTTGTAAAGGTGTGGTTATGTTTCGGTAATGCCCGCGACAGCGGCTCAGGCGGTGTCGCGCCTGCGACACGCAGCCAGGGGTCTCCTGTCTCACAAACTCTATAGCGAATGTCAGCCATTCGCTGTGATTGCCTATCGGCATCTGAGACGTTCGCGTTATTTTCCTGATGATTGTTCTATAACTGAGTGATTACCGTATTCGGGGTAATTGACTTCTGTGAGCATCATGGCAATAAAATCAAGTAATTCGTCGAGCGAGTGAAAGTGCGTTGCATGGTAGGAAGCCATATGTTCAACCCGTCCTTCAAATTGTCCGGTTGCCATATTGGTTTCCGGGCGAAATTGAATGACGAAAGCTGCTCTGTATTGCCATCTCCTCATCAAGAGTGGATAATAGTCGAGCGTGTCTTGGAAGTCATAAACCTGCCGTAACGTTTCGGTAACGTTTGGTGATTACTGTGGACTACGAAAAACGAATAATCTTTGATTCCTTTTGCCTGGACTTAACCAATGAGTGTTTGTGGCGAGGTTCACAAACACTTAAACTCCGACCCAAAGCCTTCGCCGTACTCAACTATCTCCTGAAGCGAGCGGGACAACTTGTGACCAAAGAGAAACTGCTTGAGGCGGTGTGGCCGGAAACCTTTGTCGGCGAAGCCGTCCTCAAAGTGGCGATTCGGCAGATTCGCGAAGTTCTCGACGATGATCCGAAGACCCCGCGCTTCATTGAAACCGCCCATCGGCGCGGCTATCGCTTCATCGGGCAGATTGCCGAGCGCCTCCTGGTGCCCACAATTGATGCCGAGAACCGCAATCCGAACCCCGTTTCCTCAACACCCCTGCGCGCCGCAGATGCCCATCAGGAATTTGTCGGACGCGAGCCGGCGCTGGCGCAAATGCAAAGCTGGTTTGAGAAGATGCTTGCCGGAGAGCGTCAAATCGTCTTTGTCACCGGAGAAGCCGGCATCGGCAAGACCACTTTGGTTGATACCTTTGCGCACCACATCGCGGCTGATGAGAGCTTACGCATCGGTCGAGGGCAATGTCTGGAACAATACGGGACGAGTGAAGCTTTTCTGCCAATCCTCGACGCTATCGGGCAACTCAGTCGAAAACAGATAGGGGTGGTGGATGTGCTGCGCGCCCACGCGCCGATGTGGTTGTTGCAACTGCCGTCTTTGGTGAGCGCCACAGAGCGCGAGTCGTTGAGTCGACAACTGCTGGGCGCGACCCGCGAGCGTATGTTGCGGGAAATCGGTGAAGCTTTGGAGGCGCTCGCGGCAGAAGCCCCACTGGTGCTTATCCTGGAAGACCTGCATTGGAGCGATTACTCGACGCTTGACCTGATTTCCTATCTGGCAAGACAACGTCAGCAGGCGCGCTTGATGGTGATTGGCACCTACCGGATTGCCGAATTGATTGCCAGCCGGCATCCGCTCAAAGCTGTCAAGCGGGAGTTGCTTGCCCGGCAGCAATGCGAAGAGTTGCCAATTGAATACCTGAGCCGTGATGCTGTTGCCCAGTATTTATCCGGTCGATTTCCCGCCAATCGCTTTCCCGCAGCACTGGCGGGGTTAATCCACGAACGCACCGATGGTATCCCGCTGTTTATGGTCAACGCCGTTGACTATCTTGTGGCAGAGGGGTTGATTGTCGAGTGTGAAGGGCGCTGGACATTAGCGGTAGAGATAGAGCGGGTTGAGGTGGGAGTTCCCGACAGCATCAAGCAGATGATCGAAAGGCAGATTGACCATCTCAACCCGGAAGAGCAACGAACACTTGAGGCGGCAAGCGTCGCGGGAGCGGAGTTTTGTATGCTGGCTTTGGCGGCTGGATTGGAAGAGGAGCGCGCCGTTGTGGAAGCGCGATGCCGGGAGTTGGCGCGGCGGCATCAATTCATTCGCGATTGCGGCGTTCAAGAACTGCCAAACGGAGAAGCGGTGGCGCAGTACGGCTTCATCCATGCGTTGTATCAGAATGTGCTGTATGAACGGGTGCCCGCTTCCAGGCGTGTGCAACTCCACCGCCGAATCGGGGAGGAGAAGGAAGCCCGTTCTGGCGAGCGCGCCGGGGAAATTGCCGCAGAGTTGGCGATGTACTTTGAGCAAGGCTGGGACTATAAGCGGGCAGTAAAATATTTTCAGCAGGCAGCCAACAATGCCATTCGCCGGTTTGCCTATCGCGAAGCGGTCGGGATTGCGCGCCGGGGGCTGGAGGTGCTCAAAAGATTGCCGGATACCACAGAGCGCGCCGAGCAGGAACTCTGTCTGCAACTCACCCTGGGCGTCCCCTTGATTGCCACCGAGGGTTATGCGTTTCCTGATGTAGGTCGCACCTACATGAGAGCCAGACAGCTATGTCAGCAGCTAGACCGGACGCCGGATATTGCTGAAGTCCTCTGGGGGCTTTGGACCTTTCATATATTGCGGGCAGCGTTAGATGCCGCCCGCGAGATCGCCGAAGAATTACTGGTTCTTGCTGAGCGTCTTCCGTATCCGGGGCTGGCGATGCGCGGTCACCTGATGATGGGAGTAACCTTCGCGCATATGGGGGAGTTTGCTCTTGCCCTCGGACACTCTGAGAAAGCCATCTCGCTCTACGACCCGGTGCGGCATCTTGAAGATGTCTTTTTGTATGCCCAGAATCCGGGAGTTGTGATGCGCTGCCATGCCGCCTGGGTGTTGTGGTTTCTCGGTCGGAGTGATCAGGCTGTGGCGCAGATACACGAAGCCCTGGCTCTGGCGCGCGGATTATCCGAACCTCACGGTCTGGCGCACACCTGGTTCTTTGCGGCAATTCTTCATCAACTGCGTCGGGAAGCGCGGCTTGCCGAAGGGTGCGCCGAGGCGGCAATCACCGTTACCAGCGAACATGGGCTGGTGATGTATCACGCGCATGCCATGATTGCGCGCGGCTGGGCGCTGGTCGAGCAGGGACAACTGGAAGAGGGGATTGAACAGATACGCCAGGGGATTGCCGATCATCAGGCAACCGGCACCGAAGTGATGCGTCCGCACTATCTGGCTTTACTGGTTGAGGCGTTAATGAAATCAGGGCAAGTCGAGGAGGGGCTTCGCCTATTGGATGAAGGGTTGGCGATGATCCAGCGTAACGGAGAAGGCTACTACAAGGCGGAACTCTATCGTCTCAAAGGCGAACTCTACCTGATGCAGGCAACCCGT is a window encoding:
- a CDS encoding AAA family ATPase, encoding MDYEKRIIFDSFCLDLTNECLWRGSQTLKLRPKAFAVLNYLLKRAGQLVTKEKLLEAVWPETFVGEAVLKVAIRQIREVLDDDPKTPRFIETAHRRGYRFIGQIAERLLVPTIDAENRNPNPVSSTPLRAADAHQEFVGREPALAQMQSWFEKMLAGERQIVFVTGEAGIGKTTLVDTFAHHIAADESLRIGRGQCLEQYGTSEAFLPILDAIGQLSRKQIGVVDVLRAHAPMWLLQLPSLVSATERESLSRQLLGATRERMLREIGEALEALAAEAPLVLILEDLHWSDYSTLDLISYLARQRQQARLMVIGTYRIAELIASRHPLKAVKRELLARQQCEELPIEYLSRDAVAQYLSGRFPANRFPAALAGLIHERTDGIPLFMVNAVDYLVAEGLIVECEGRWTLAVEIERVEVGVPDSIKQMIERQIDHLNPEEQRTLEAASVAGAEFCMLALAAGLEEERAVVEARCRELARRHQFIRDCGVQELPNGEAVAQYGFIHALYQNVLYERVPASRRVQLHRRIGEEKEARSGERAGEIAAELAMYFEQGWDYKRAVKYFQQAANNAIRRFAYREAVGIARRGLEVLKRLPDTTERAEQELCLQLTLGVPLIATEGYAFPDVGRTYMRARQLCQQLDRTPDIAEVLWGLWTFHILRAALDAAREIAEELLVLAERLPYPGLAMRGHLMMGVTFAHMGEFALALGHSEKAISLYDPVRHLEDVFLYAQNPGVVMRCHAAWVLWFLGRSDQAVAQIHEALALARGLSEPHGLAHTWFFAAILHQLRREARLAEGCAEAAITVTSEHGLVMYHAHAMIARGWALVEQGQLEEGIEQIRQGIADHQATGTEVMRPHYLALLVEALMKSGQVEEGLRLLDEGLAMIQRNGEGYYKAELYRLKGELYLMQATRQNLSLAAPGGKAMIEAGLPTLADAEICFNQSIKIAQQQQAKLWELRAVMSLARLYQKQHKPKAARELLAQIYDSFSEGFETADLQEAKALLDELSGSDFA